The following proteins are encoded in a genomic region of Diabrotica virgifera virgifera chromosome 1, PGI_DIABVI_V3a:
- the LOC126882937 gene encoding uncharacterized protein LOC126882937, which translates to MFQQRNEKGAFRNLFHHMKINDQEMFFKYTRMLPETFDSLLNLIKRHLLKRSRREYLSPELRLAMTLKYLAHGGSFQNVSWEFRVGHSTVSKIIFETCEAIWNVLKPIYVKSHDEIDWLQVSNQFLHRWDFPHTLGAIDGKHVQIQCPINSGSQYYNYKNHFSMVLLACCDADYKFLWVDIGGSGSEHDSGVFRRSQMGQDLENGIVKLPDSQNLLGSNIEMPFFFVADEAFPLKSYIMRPYPGKNLEEKKLVFNYRLSRARRTIENSFGILASRWRVYRSPLLCSIKTTEAIVKATICLHNYLRTEASPIYTPPALMDTISEDGELVEGEWRQITRADTNLTPAGRMGSNMAANAVTRLRDSLANYLTSDVGSVPWQQTYINRGRI; encoded by the exons ATGTTTCAACAACGAAATGAAAAAGGGGCCTTTAGAAATTTGTTTCATCACATGAAAATAAATGACCAGGAGATGTTTTTCAAATATACCAGAATGCTTCCCGAAACTTTTGATTCCCTTTTAAacttaataaaacgtcatttatTGAAACGTAGTAGACGAGAATATCTGTCTCCAGAATTACGACTTGCCATGACCTTAAAATATTTGGCACATGGAGGATCATTTCAAAATGTATCCTGGGAATTTAGAGTAGGGCATTCTACAGTTTCCAAGATAATTTTTGAAACTTGTGAAGCAATCTGGAATGTCCTAAAACCCATCTATGTAAAAAGTCATGATGAAATTGATTGGCTTCAAGTCAGCAATCAGTTTTTACATAGGTGGGATTTTCCACACACTCTTGGGGCTATTGATGGAAAACATGTTCAAATTCAGTGCCCAATAAATAGTGGCTCacaatattataattataaaaatcaCTTTAGTATGGTCCTCCTGGCATGTTGTGATGCCGATTATAAGTTTTTGTGGGTCGATATTGGAGGTTCTGGATCTGAACATGACTCTGGAGTTTTTAGGAGATCTCAAATGGGCCAAGATCTTGAAAACGGTATTGTAAAATTGCCAGACTCCCAAAATTTGCTTGGGAGTAATATCGAGATGCCATTCTTTTTTGTTGCTGATGAAGCATTTCCTTTGAAGTCCTATATTATGAGACCTTACCCCGGCAAGAACTTGGAGGAAAAAAAATTGGTATTTAACTACAG ATTATCACGTGCCAGAAGGACAATTGAAAATTCATTTGGAATTTTAGCAAGTAGATGGAGAGTGTATCGGTCACCTTTATTATGTTCGATAAAAACAACAGAGGCTATTGTTAAAGCTACCATATGCTTACATAATTATTTAAGGACTGAGGCATCACCAATTTATACTCCACCAGCATTGATGGATACAATTTCAGAAGATGGTGAATTAGTGGAAGGAGAATGGAGACAAATAACAAGAGCTGATACAAATTTAACCCCTGCTGGTCGAATGGGATCGAACATGGCTGCAAATGCTGTAACACGATTAAGGGATAGCTTAGCCAACTATTTAACATCTGATGTAGGTTCAGTACCTTGGCAACAAACATATATTAATAGGGGCAgaatttaa